CGATCCGATGAACGACGCATGCGAGAGAACCGTTTCCTCGCATTCCGGATGCGCGATGATCTCCGCGTCGGGATACTCCTCCCGGAGCGCAAGCATCTTCTGTTCGCTGAATTGTTCATGCACGCTGCACGCGCCTTGCCATAGCAGCATACGTCTTCCGCTGCGGCGCGCGAGCCAGGCGCCGAGATTTTTGTCGGGAGAAAACAGGATGGGCACGTCTGTCGGGATGTGTGCCAGTATCTTCTCCGCACTGCTCGAAGTGCAGATGATGTCGCTGAGGGCTTTTACTTCGGCTGTGCTGTTGATGTATGTGATTGCGAGGTGATCCGGATGCTCCTGCCGGAAGCGGCGGAAGAGATGCGCGGGCGCTCCTTCCGCAAGCGAACACCCGGCATCGAGGTCTGGCAGAAGAACCGTGCGGCCGGGATTGAGGATCTTGGCCGTCTCCGCCATGAAGTGCACGCCGGCGAAAACGATCACATCGGCGTCGGTCGAGAGAGCGGCACGCGAAAGCTCAAGACTGTCGCCCACAAAATCCGCGATGTCCTGTATGTCCGGCGTCTGATAATAGTGCGCGAGTATCACGGCATTCATCTCGCGTTTGAGCGAGAGG
This is a stretch of genomic DNA from Ignavibacteriota bacterium. It encodes these proteins:
- the nadA gene encoding quinolinate synthase NadA codes for the protein MADSATTHIPKAQLEDAILSLKREMNAVILAHYYQTPDIQDIADFVGDSLELSRAALSTDADVIVFAGVHFMAETAKILNPGRTVLLPDLDAGCSLAEGAPAHLFRRFRQEHPDHLAITYINSTAEVKALSDIICTSSSAEKILAHIPTDVPILFSPDKNLGAWLARRSGRRMLLWQGACSVHEQFSEQKMLALREEYPDAEIIAHPECEETVLSHASFIGSTSALLAHVRRNPGTRFIVATEAGILHQMRKACPDTELIAAPPEAPCACNECPFMKLNTLEKIHRCMSSRAPEILLDDTLRLRALAPIERMLALSAAEPGELVHPLEGIELPFSR